The DNA segment TATTCCACAGTTACGCACTTGGCCAGGTTTTTAGGTTTATCCGGGTCAATACCCCTCTGAACACTTATATGGTAGGCCAGTAACTGTAAGGGAACCACGTAAAGGAGTGGTGAAAGTAGCTCCGGAATCTGGTGGGGGAATTCTACCATGTCACTAGCTTCCGAACTTAAGACCTGATCATCCTCTGATCCCAAACCTATAACCCGTGCTCCCCGGGCTTTAACCTCTTGCACATTACTCAACGTTCGATCGTGACTTTTACCCGGAGGTACAACTGCCACCACCGGCACATCATCATCTATTAAAGCTAAGGGTCCGTGTTTGAGTTCTCCGGCTGCGTATCCTTCACCATGGATGTAGGTTATTTCCTTGAGCTTCAGTGCTCCCTCCAGGGCGGTGGGATAAGAGAATCCACGGCCAATGAAGAAGAAATCCTGGGCGTCCTTGTATTTTCCAGCCATTTCTTTGATCCCATCCTCCAGGGATAGGACTGCTTTCATGCAATCCGGGATCTTTTGAAGTTCTTCCAAAAGCTCCTCATCCTGGCACATGCAAGCTGCCAGGAGGTATATACAGGTCAACTGGCTGATGTAGGTCTTGGTAGCAGCCACACCGATTTCTGGCCCGGCTCTGGTGAATATGACATAATCAGCTTCCCTGGTGGCTGTGCTGCCCAGTACATTGACTATTGCCAGGGTTTTAGCCTTTTTATTGGCTATTCTAAGGGCTTTTAATGTGTCTGCTGTTTCGCCAGACTGGCTGATGAATATAACCAGGGCATGAGGGTCAATGGCCTTTTCAGAGAATTCAAACTCTGAAGCCAGCATTACATCGGTGGGTAGTCCTAAAAGTCCTTCAAACAGGTATTTGCCCACCAGTGAAGCATGGTAACTTGTTCCACAGGCAACGAAGGTGACTCTTTTGAATTCTGGGAATTGGCTGACTATCTTTTTGATATCTGAAACTTCAAAGAGAGTATTTCGAACGGCCTCTGGTTGTTCATGGATTTCTTTAAGCATGAAATGAGGATAACCTCCCTTCTGAGCCATTTCCGGAGTCCAGCGGATGGTTTCAACCGGTTTATCCAGTACCAGGCCATCACGATCCTTGACCGTGATGCCCTCTTCATCCATGATGAAGGTCTCATGGTCTGCCAGGTAGATGATCCTCCGGGTGTGCTGCAGTATGGCCGGGGCATCGGAAGCCAGGAAATACTCACCATCTCCCAGTCCCAGTATTAATGGACTTTCCTTCCGTACCCCTAGGATACGGTTAGGTTCATCAGTACTGATAACTGCAAAGGCATAGGACCCGTGGAGCTTGGTGATAGCCTTGTTTATGGCCTCCTCCAGGTCCAGGCCATCTTTATGATATTTTTCAATGAGGTGGGCAATTACCTCCGTATCAGTTTGAGAAACGAAGTGGTGTCCTTCACTGACCAGCTGGTCCTTGAGTTCCTTGTAGTTTTCTATGATTCCATTGTGAACCACGGCGATTTTCCCCTCACAATCAGTGTGAGGGTGGGCATTTTCCTGGGTGGGAAGTCCGTGAGTGGCCCAGCGAACATGCCCTATACCTATTTCTCCCGGAAGCTCATCCAGGTGCAGTTTCTGGGAAACTTCGTTGATTTTTCCCCTGTCTTTTTTGATGTTGATTCCTGATGATGAATAGGTAGCCAGGCCCACCGAGTCATAACCCCGATATTCCAGGCGCTGCACACAATCCAGAAGCACTGGTGCTGCTTTGTCATTTTTAAGTATACATCCCACAATTCCGCACATATTAATTTCACCTGAGAAGGTAAGTTTAGGTAAATGGTAACAATGCCAATCTATTATAATCCTTAGTTATAATATTTCTAATGTAGTTTTATCTTAATGTAGTTTAATATCTATATAAACATTTGACACCAAATAAAAAGACGGAGTTTAACATGAATATTGATAAGGGAAATCTTCTATACCGGGGCAAAGCCAAGGATGTGTACCAGACCAGTAACCCTAACCAGGTTCTGGTGAAATTCAGAGATGATATTACCGCAGGAGATGGGGAAAAGAAGGAAGTTATGGGCTTGAAGGGCTACTATAACTCCATTATCTCCGCTAAATTCTTCCAGCTCCTGGAGGAGGTGGGGGTGAAAACCCAGTACATCGACCTGCCCGAACCGGGTTACATGCTCTGCCACAAACTGGATATGATACCCCTGGAAGTTATCACACGAAATCTAGCCGCAGGAAGTCTCCTCCGGAGGTTCCCCTTCCAGGACGGTCAGACCTTCCATCCACCCATCATCCAGATGGACTACAAAAATGATGAATATCACGATCCCATGCTCAACGATGATATCATCCTGGCCCTGGGACTGGCCACAGCAGATGATCTGGAGGAAATTCGCCAGATCACCCTGAAGATCAACCGTACCCTTAAAACCTTCCTGGAAGACCGGGGGCTCATCTTCCCTGACTTTAAAATAGAATACGGGCGTGATGTAGACGGGAATATTGTCCTGGGTGATGAGATCAGTCCGGATACCTGTCGTTTCTGGGACAGGGAAACCTGTGACGTCCTGGACAAGGATCTCTTCCGCAAGGGTGAATCTGGAGTCATCGAGGCCTACCAGAAAGTGGCCAACATAATCCTGGATGATGAAGATAAGAAGAAATGGAAATTAGATTTCTAAAATGGAACTACTCTTTAATCTAAAAATTAATCTGAAGATTATAAATGAAAATGTGAAGATTATAAAGAATTTGAACACTTTTAAGAAATTATTTAAAACTAATCCCTGGTGATGCCATGAAATACCAAGTACAAGTTGAAATAAGTCTCAAAAAAGGAATGCTTAATCCTGAAGCATCCACCATCCAGAGGGCCCTGGCCCTTTTAGATTATGAGGTGGAGGATACCGCCACTGTGGAAATAGTTAAATTCACCCTGGAAGCAGCAAATCCTGATGTGGCCCGTGAAGAAGTGGTCCAGATGTGTGAAAGACTGCTCTGCAACCCGGTGATCCACGACTACCAGATCCAGATGGAAGCTGCAGGTGATTGAGATGAAAGTGGGGATCATACGCTTCCCCGGCTCTAACTGTGACCGGGATGTGTTCCATGCCCTCCAGCTGGCGGGAGCCCAACCCGATTATGTCTGGTGGAACCAGAGGGACCTATCACAATTCGAGGCCATCGTCATCCCTGGCGGATTCTCCTACGGAGACTACCTTCGTGCCGGGGCTATCGCTGCCATCACACCAGTGATCGACGGGATCAAAGATATAGTTAAAGAGGAAAAACCAGTTCTGGGAATATGTAACGGTGCCCAGATCCTGGCGGAGGTGGGACTGGTGCCGGGAGTGTTCACCCTCAATGAAAAGGCCCAGTTCATCTGTGAATGGGCTGATTTGAAGGTCAGAACCAACAGAACACCATTCACCCATCTTTACCAGAAGAATGAAGTTATAAAAATGCCCATTGCCCATGCCGAGGGCCGTTACTACACAGAATACATTGATGAACTTCGTGACCAGGACCAGATCGTTCTGGGATTTGCCGGGGACAATCCCAATGGTTCCCTGGATGCCATCACTGGAGTATGTGACCTGGAAGGACGGGTTTGCGCCGTTATGCCCCACCCGGAAAGGGCTTCTGAATCTATTCTGGGATCCGATGATGGTTTGAAGTTCTTTAAAGGAATTCTTGATTTCTAAGATGTTGAGTTTAAAAAAATTTCACATGGTGAATCAATGGTAGTCTATTTAGTAGGTGCAGGACCCGGAGACCCGGATCTAATAACTCTTAAAGCTATTAAAACCCTGCAAAAAGCAGATGTGGTGGTTTACGATCGTCTGGCCAATGAGGAAATACTCAAGTACGCCAGTGGTGCAGCCCGGATCTACGTGGGCAAAAGAGCCGGAGCCCATTCCAAAAAACAGGACGAAATAAACCAGATACTCATTGAACAGGGCAAAAAATATGATAACGTAGTTCGATTAAAGGGTGGTGACCCCTTTGTCTTTGGCCGGGGCGGGGAGGAGATGCTGGCCCTGCTGGAAGAAGGAATACCTGTTGAAGTAATACCCGGCGTGACCTCCGCCATTGGGGTTCCCACCTCTAGCGGATTGCCGGTAACCCACCGAGGGGTGGCAACATCATTCACAGTGGTAACTGGACATGAAGACCCCACTAAAAATGAAAAACAGGTCCAATGGAACTACAATGCCGACACCCTGGTGATCCTCATGGGTGTGGGTCACCTGGAGGAGAATATCCAGAAGATCATGGAACACAAGGACCCCCAAACACCGGTCTGTGTCATAGAAAAGGGAACCACCCCTGATGAACGGATGGTGCTAGGTACCCTGGAGAACATAGCTCAGAAGGATATAAAGCCTCCGGCCCTGGTGATAATTGGGCCGGTGGTGGATGTTTACCAGTCCCTTCAGAGTAAAAAAAGATGAGGAAAGATCATGAGTGGATTGGAAGGTAAATTAATCGCCATAACCCGACCACCGGAAAGG comes from the Methanobacterium formicicum genome and includes:
- the purQ gene encoding phosphoribosylformylglycinamidine synthase subunit PurQ, which translates into the protein MKVGIIRFPGSNCDRDVFHALQLAGAQPDYVWWNQRDLSQFEAIVIPGGFSYGDYLRAGAIAAITPVIDGIKDIVKEEKPVLGICNGAQILAEVGLVPGVFTLNEKAQFICEWADLKVRTNRTPFTHLYQKNEVIKMPIAHAEGRYYTEYIDELRDQDQIVLGFAGDNPNGSLDAITGVCDLEGRVCAVMPHPERASESILGSDDGLKFFKGILDF
- the cobA gene encoding uroporphyrinogen-III C-methyltransferase is translated as MVVYLVGAGPGDPDLITLKAIKTLQKADVVVYDRLANEEILKYASGAARIYVGKRAGAHSKKQDEINQILIEQGKKYDNVVRLKGGDPFVFGRGGEEMLALLEEGIPVEVIPGVTSAIGVPTSSGLPVTHRGVATSFTVVTGHEDPTKNEKQVQWNYNADTLVILMGVGHLEENIQKIMEHKDPQTPVCVIEKGTTPDERMVLGTLENIAQKDIKPPALVIIGPVVDVYQSLQSKKR
- the purC gene encoding phosphoribosylaminoimidazolesuccinocarboxamide synthase — encoded protein: MNIDKGNLLYRGKAKDVYQTSNPNQVLVKFRDDITAGDGEKKEVMGLKGYYNSIISAKFFQLLEEVGVKTQYIDLPEPGYMLCHKLDMIPLEVITRNLAAGSLLRRFPFQDGQTFHPPIIQMDYKNDEYHDPMLNDDIILALGLATADDLEEIRQITLKINRTLKTFLEDRGLIFPDFKIEYGRDVDGNIVLGDEISPDTCRFWDRETCDVLDKDLFRKGESGVIEAYQKVANIILDDEDKKKWKLDF
- the purS gene encoding phosphoribosylformylglycinamidine synthase subunit PurS, with the translated sequence MKYQVQVEISLKKGMLNPEASTIQRALALLDYEVEDTATVEIVKFTLEAANPDVAREEVVQMCERLLCNPVIHDYQIQMEAAGD
- the glmS gene encoding glutamine--fructose-6-phosphate transaminase (isomerizing); the encoded protein is MCGIVGCILKNDKAAPVLLDCVQRLEYRGYDSVGLATYSSSGINIKKDRGKINEVSQKLHLDELPGEIGIGHVRWATHGLPTQENAHPHTDCEGKIAVVHNGIIENYKELKDQLVSEGHHFVSQTDTEVIAHLIEKYHKDGLDLEEAINKAITKLHGSYAFAVISTDEPNRILGVRKESPLILGLGDGEYFLASDAPAILQHTRRIIYLADHETFIMDEEGITVKDRDGLVLDKPVETIRWTPEMAQKGGYPHFMLKEIHEQPEAVRNTLFEVSDIKKIVSQFPEFKRVTFVACGTSYHASLVGKYLFEGLLGLPTDVMLASEFEFSEKAIDPHALVIFISQSGETADTLKALRIANKKAKTLAIVNVLGSTATREADYVIFTRAGPEIGVAATKTYISQLTCIYLLAACMCQDEELLEELQKIPDCMKAVLSLEDGIKEMAGKYKDAQDFFFIGRGFSYPTALEGALKLKEITYIHGEGYAAGELKHGPLALIDDDVPVVAVVPPGKSHDRTLSNVQEVKARGARVIGLGSEDDQVLSSEASDMVEFPHQIPELLSPLLYVVPLQLLAYHISVQRGIDPDKPKNLAKCVTVE